A single genomic interval of Helianthus annuus cultivar XRQ/B chromosome 6, HanXRQr2.0-SUNRISE, whole genome shotgun sequence harbors:
- the LOC110865131 gene encoding uncharacterized protein LOC110865131, with protein MASVHWEKTEETCFCFDFRRRQEEGKCTKQKQKQKTDRDLFGRTQVHTRRMHSTFSFQILPIISSFVFFLLFSTAVSASQFEDFRRLNQTFRPGEESKKMRLIRTHLLKINKPSVKTIQSPDGDILDCVMVHHQPAFDHPVLKGTKPLDPPERPYGHHHHESEMYQLWSLSGEYCPEGTIPIRRTTEQDILRASSIKRFGRKIARPVRRDSSNGGHEHAVGYVSGDQYYGAKASINVWDPKVTDRFEFSLSQMWVISGSFGDDLNTIEAGWQVSPELYGDNYPRFFTYWTTDAYQATGCYNLLCSGFVQTNNRIAIGAAISPTSSYNGGQFDISLLIWKDPKHGNWWLEFGSGVLVGYWPASLFTHLRDHASMVQFGGEVVNSQATGSHTSTEMGSGHFSGEGFGKASYFRNMQVVDWDNSLIPLSNLKVLADNPNCYDIRGGINNVWGNYIYYGGPGKNPKCP; from the exons ATGGCTAGTGTTCATTGGGAGAAAACAGAAGAAacttgtttttgttttgatttcaGAAGGCGACAAGAAGAAGGCAAATgcacaaaacaaaaacaaaaacaaaaaacagACAGAGATTTGTTTGGAAGAACACAAGTACATACAAGAAGAATGCATTCCACTTTTAGTTTTCAGATCCTTCCAATCATTTCCTCCTTTGTTTTCTTCCTATTGTTTTCCACTGCGGTTTCCGCCTCACAATTCGAAGATTTCCGGCGCCTCAATCAGACTTTCCGGCCCGGTGAAGAGTCAAAGAAAATGAGACTCATTAGAACTCATCTCTTGAAAATCAACAAGCCGTCTGTCAAAACAATTCAG AGCCCAGATGGGGACATATTGGATTGTGTTATGGTTCATCACCAGCCAGCTTTTGACCATCCTGTGCTGAAAGGAACAAAGCCATTG GACCCACCGGAAAGACCATACGGGCATCATCATCATGAGTCGGAAATGTATCAACTATGGAGTTTATCCGGCGAATACTGCCCGGAGGGAACAATTCCGATCAGAAGAACAACCGAACAAGATATTTTACGAGCAAGTTCTATCAAAAGATTCGGTAGAAAAATTGCAAGACCGGTGAGAAGAGATTCTTCTAATGGTGGACATGAG CATGCAGTTGGTTATGTGAGTGGAGATCAATACTATGGAGCAAAAGCCAGCATAAATGTGTGGGATCCAAAGGTGACAGATAGATTTGAATTCAGTTTGTCACAAATGTGGGTCATTTCTGGTTCTTTTGGTGATGACCTCAACACAATTGAAGCTGGTTGGCAG GTTAGCCCAGAGTTGTATGGAGACAACTACCCTAGATTCTTCACTTACTGGACT ACCGATGCGTATCAAGCAACTGGATGCTACAATCTACTTTGCTCGGGTTTCGTTCAGACAAACAATAGGATTGCAATCGGAGCAGCCATATCTCCAACATCGTCCTATAACGGGGGACAATTTGATATTAGTTTATTGATATGGAAG GATCCAAAACATGGAAACTGGTGGCTCGAGTTCGGATCAGGGGTTTTGGTTGGATATTGGCCGGCCTCTTTGTTCACTCACCTTCGGGATCACGCTAGTATGGTACAATTCGGGGGTGAAGTTGTGAATAGTCAAGCCACGGGTTCTCATACCTCAACCGAAATGGGAAGTGGGCATTTCTCAGGCGAAGGGTTTGGGAAAGCTTCATATTTTCGGAACATGCAAGTTGTTGATTGGGATAACAGTTTAATCCCATTGTCCAATCTGAAAGTATTAGCCGATAATCCAAACTGCTATGATATTAGAGGCGGGATTAATAATGTTTGGGGTAATTATATTTATTATGGTGGGCCGGGTAAGAACCCAAAATGCCCTTAA